A genomic segment from Myxococcota bacterium encodes:
- a CDS encoding N-acetylneuraminate synthase family protein, with the protein MEARSDAASAPMRTRFVAEVSSNHHASLARCLDFVDCAADVGCDAVKFQLFRVRDLFAPEILERSAAHRAREAWELPEAFLPELAARARARGLAFACTPFSLAAVDALAPFVDFYKIASYELLWTPLLEACARHGRPVVLSTGMADEGEIERALRALDAAGATAITLLHCVSGYPTPPAEANLAAIDALRALARRALGRAIDVGWSDHSVSPGVVQRAVHRHGAAMIEFHLDLDGAGEEFAAGHCWLPDAIAAVIRDVRAGESADGTGAKRPSPSECADRAWRADPGDGLRPLRAIRAGFRA; encoded by the coding sequence ATGGAAGCGCGATCCGACGCGGCCTCGGCACCGATGCGGACGCGCTTCGTGGCCGAGGTGTCGAGCAACCACCACGCGAGCCTCGCGCGCTGTCTCGACTTCGTGGACTGCGCGGCCGACGTCGGGTGCGACGCCGTCAAGTTCCAGCTCTTCCGCGTGCGCGACCTCTTCGCGCCCGAGATCCTCGAGCGGAGCGCTGCCCACCGCGCCCGCGAGGCCTGGGAGCTGCCCGAGGCGTTCCTGCCCGAGCTCGCGGCGCGCGCACGCGCGCGCGGCCTCGCCTTCGCGTGCACGCCGTTCTCGCTCGCGGCGGTCGACGCGCTCGCGCCCTTCGTCGACTTCTACAAGATCGCGTCGTACGAGCTGCTGTGGACGCCGCTGCTCGAAGCGTGCGCCCGACACGGGCGGCCGGTCGTGCTCTCGACCGGCATGGCGGACGAGGGCGAGATCGAGCGCGCGCTGCGCGCGCTCGACGCGGCCGGCGCCACCGCGATCACGCTCCTCCACTGCGTCTCCGGCTATCCGACGCCGCCGGCGGAGGCGAACCTCGCCGCGATCGACGCGCTCCGCGCGCTCGCGCGCCGCGCGCTCGGTCGCGCGATCGACGTCGGGTGGTCCGACCACAGCGTCTCGCCCGGCGTCGTGCAGCGCGCCGTGCACCGCCACGGCGCGGCGATGATCGAGTTCCACCTCGACCTCGACGGAGCGGGCGAGGAGTTCGCGGCCGGGCACTGCTGGCTTCCCGACGCCATCGCGGCCGTCATCCGCGACGTGCGCGCGGGCGAGTCCGCGGACGGAACGGGCGCGAAGCGCCCGTCGCCGAGCGAGTGCGCCGACCGCGCCTGGCGCGCCGACCCGGGCGACGGGCTGCGCCCGCTGCGCGCGATCCGCGCCGGGTTCCGCGCGTGA